One genomic segment of Sander lucioperca isolate FBNREF2018 chromosome 10, SLUC_FBN_1.2, whole genome shotgun sequence includes these proteins:
- the grb10b gene encoding growth factor receptor-bound protein 10 isoform X3 translates to MCVCVGGARLTPKMPSCSPDCCLLRAVEIVKIFTEDGMGKVVEIPADMTARDLCQLLVYKSHCVDDNSWALVEHHPLLGLERCLEDHELVVQVQASMNSDGRFLFRKNYAKYEFFRNPLAFFPEHMVAWCQDTNRMIPPSQLLQNFLATSSCPEIQGYLYVKEVGRKSWKKVYVFLRRSGLYCSTKGTSKEPRHLQLLADIEDSNIFTVITGKKQHGAPTDYEFCIKPNKCRGELKELRMLCAEDEQGRTCWMTAFRLFKYGIVLYQNYKIPQQRKTLLSHFSAPVRSVSENSLVAMDFSGRIGRVIDNPVEAQSAAMEEGHAWRKRSQRMNILGSHSPLHHSSLSSVIHIAQLWFHGRITREESHRIIHQQGQVDGLFLLRVSQSNPKAFVLTLCHHQKIKHFQILPCEEDGQVFFSLDDGATKFTDLIQLVEFYQLNRGVLPCKLRHPCTVVAL, encoded by the exons atgtgtgtgtgtgtggggggagccAGGCTCACTCCAAAAATGCCTTCGTGTTCCCCGGACTGCTGCCTATTGCGGGCCGTGGAG ATTGTGAAGATCTTCACTGAAGACGGTATGGGTAAAGTGGTGGAGATCCCAGCCGACATGACAGCCAGGGACCTGTGCCAACTCCTGGTTTATAAAAGCCATTGTGTGGATGACAACAGTTGGGCACTTGTTGAACACCACCCGCTGCTAGGGCTAG AGCGCTGTCTAGAAGACCATGAACTGGTGGTTCAGGTCCAGGCCTCAATGAACAGCGACGGTAGATTCCTCTTCAGGAAGAACTATGCCAAATATGAATTCTTCAGAAACCCCCTg GCATTTTTCCCGGAGCACATGGTTGCGTGGTGCCAGGACACCAATCGTATGATTCCACCATCTCAGCTCCTTCAG AACTTCCTAGCGACCAGTAGCTGTCCAGAGATCCAGGGGTATCTGTATGTGAAGGAGGTGGGTAGAAAGTCATGGAAGAAAGTTTACGTGTTCCTGCGGCGCTCAGGACTCTACTGCTCTACAAAAGGAACATCAAAG GAGCCCAGACATCTACAGTTACTAGCAGACATTGAAGACAGCAACATCTTCACTGTCATCACAGGCAAAAAGCAGCACGGTGCACCCACAGACTACGAGTTCTGTATCAAG CCCAATAAATGTCGAGGGGAGTTGAAGGAGTTGAGGATGCTTTGTGCGGAGGATGAACAGGGCAGGACCTGTTGGATGACTGCCTTCCGGCTTTTTAAG TATGGGATTGTGTTGTACCAGAATTATAAGATTCCCCAACAAAGAAAAACCTTACTATCACATTTCTCAGCACCTGTG CGGAGCGTATCGGAGAACTCCCTTGTGGCCATGGATTTCTCAGGGAGGATAGGCAGGGTGATTGACAACCCTGTAGAAGCTCAGAGCGCTGCCATGGAGGAGGGACATGCATGGAGG AAGAGGAGTCAACGAATGAACATATTAGGCTCCCACAGTCCATTACACCACTCCTCACTAAGCTCAG TCATCCACATAGCTCAGTTGTGGTTCCACGGCAGGATAACCAGAGAAGAATCCCATCGCATTATTCATCAGCAGGGACAAGTCGATGG GTTGTTTCTGCTGAGAGTCAGTCAGAGTAACCCCAAGGCGTTTGTGCTCACATTGTGCCATCACcagaaaatcaaacatttccAGATACTACCG TGTGAAGAGGACGGCCAAGTCTTCTTCAGCCTTGACGACGGCGCCACCAAATTCACCGACCTGATTCAGCTGGTGGAGTTCTACCAGCTCAACAGAGGAGTGCTGCCTTGTAAACTCAGACACCCGTGTACCGTCGTGGCCTTATGA